A stretch of Heliomicrobium undosum DNA encodes these proteins:
- the tatC gene encoding twin-arginine translocase subunit TatC yields the protein MTESNHEEKTMPLTDHLEELRTVLIWALVAAVAGTAVAYNWNQELIALLTKPMGDLGIKPVIVRPAEGFFASVKVSFFAGLILASPVILWKIWSFVMPALYPHERKWVYIILPISVLLLVSGVVFAFYTVYPIGVTFLITFGDFTPMISISEYLSFALWFILPFGLVFQMPLVIMFLVRLGIVDHHFLAKYRRYAILIMFVVAAIFTPTPDVISQTLMAAPMYLLYEISIWIARWIRPKKTAEADAAGEGALRRDVP from the coding sequence ATGACGGAATCCAATCACGAAGAAAAAACCATGCCTTTGACGGATCACCTGGAAGAATTGCGGACGGTGCTGATCTGGGCATTGGTGGCCGCAGTAGCGGGCACGGCTGTCGCCTACAACTGGAACCAAGAACTGATCGCCTTGCTGACGAAACCGATGGGCGATCTGGGGATCAAGCCTGTCATCGTCCGGCCGGCGGAAGGTTTTTTTGCTTCCGTCAAAGTGTCTTTTTTTGCGGGGCTGATCCTCGCCTCGCCCGTCATCTTATGGAAGATCTGGTCTTTCGTCATGCCGGCGCTCTATCCCCATGAGCGCAAGTGGGTCTACATCATCCTGCCCATCTCGGTCCTGCTGCTGGTGTCCGGCGTCGTCTTCGCCTTTTACACGGTCTACCCGATCGGAGTGACCTTCCTGATCACCTTTGGCGACTTCACGCCCATGATCTCCATCAGTGAGTACCTCTCCTTTGCGCTCTGGTTCATTCTCCCTTTTGGCCTTGTCTTTCAGATGCCCCTGGTGATCATGTTCCTCGTCCGCCTCGGTATCGTCGATCACCATTTCCTGGCCAAATACCGCCGGTACGCTATTTTGATCATGTTCGTCGTTGCCGCCATCTTCACGCCGACGCCAGACGTGATCTCACAGACCCTCATGGCGGCGCCCATGTACCTGCTCTACGAGATCAGCATCTGGATCGCCCGCTGGATCCGGCCGAAGAAAACCGCGGAGGCCGATGCCGCAGGGGAAGGCGCCCTCAGGCGCGATGTGCCGTAA
- the mqnC gene encoding cyclic dehypoxanthinyl futalosine synthase has protein sequence MKDKEKGDALTQENSGAQGDSFMRENLSTSDVAKGLDWRSILQKARRGERLSLEEGVILLTEADLLPLGAVAREVSERLHPDGRVTFVIDRNINYTNICVTGCRFCAFYRSPGHPEGYVLSQEAIFQKIEETVAVGGTQILMQGGIHPDLGLAWFEDLLRAIKARFPIHIHSFSPPEIVFLAEKEGLSLEAVIGRLRAAGLDSIPGGGAEILDDRVRQAISPRKIGWRRWMDVMQAAHRLGLRTTATMMYGSVETPEERVRHMIRVREAQDETGGFTAFIPWSYQPDYTDLGGTGTTGVEYLKTLALSRLMLDNVPNIQASWVTQGAKMGQVALAFGANDFGGTMLEENVVRAAGVKHRVPMDEIVRAIGDAGKRPAQRDTLYRILREF, from the coding sequence ATGAAGGATAAAGAAAAAGGGGATGCCTTGACGCAGGAAAACTCCGGCGCGCAAGGAGATTCCTTCATGCGGGAAAATCTCTCGACAAGCGACGTTGCAAAGGGTTTGGACTGGCGGAGTATCCTGCAAAAGGCCCGTCGCGGCGAACGGCTCAGCCTGGAGGAGGGTGTTATCCTCTTGACAGAGGCCGACCTGCTTCCGCTGGGCGCCGTCGCTCGGGAGGTGAGCGAACGGTTGCACCCCGACGGCCGGGTGACCTTCGTCATTGACCGCAACATCAACTACACCAACATCTGTGTCACCGGTTGCCGTTTCTGCGCCTTCTACCGTTCGCCGGGCCACCCGGAGGGCTATGTCCTTTCTCAAGAAGCGATATTTCAGAAGATCGAAGAGACCGTCGCTGTCGGCGGCACCCAGATCCTGATGCAGGGCGGCATCCATCCCGACTTGGGACTGGCTTGGTTTGAGGACCTCCTGCGGGCGATCAAGGCCCGCTTTCCTATCCACATCCACTCCTTTTCACCGCCGGAGATCGTCTTTCTGGCCGAAAAAGAGGGCCTTTCCCTGGAGGCGGTCATCGGCCGGCTCCGCGCCGCCGGCCTCGACTCGATACCGGGCGGCGGGGCCGAGATCCTCGATGACCGGGTGCGCCAGGCGATCAGCCCGCGTAAGATCGGCTGGCGGCGCTGGATGGACGTGATGCAGGCGGCCCATCGCCTCGGTTTGCGCACCACAGCCACCATGATGTACGGCTCCGTGGAAACCCCCGAAGAGCGGGTCAGGCACATGATCCGGGTGCGGGAGGCTCAGGACGAGACAGGCGGCTTTACCGCCTTCATTCCCTGGAGTTATCAGCCAGATTATACCGATTTGGGAGGAACAGGCACGACGGGTGTCGAATATCTAAAAACTCTTGCCCTTTCTCGCCTGATGCTCGATAATGTTCCCAACATCCAGGCCTCCTGGGTCACCCAGGGCGCCAAGATGGGCCAGGTGGCCCTGGCCTTCGGCGCCAACGACTTCGGCGGCACCATGCTGGAAGAAAATGTCGTCCGGGCCGCCGGCGTAAAGCACCGCGTCCCGATGGACGAGATCGTGCGGGCTATCGGCGACGCAGGCAAGCGTCCGGCCCAGCGCGATACCCTGTACCGGATTCTCCGGGAGTTCTGA
- a CDS encoding menaquinone biosynthesis protein, with translation MIRLGRVDYLNVLPIYYAFESGAVPLTAEFVRGVPALLNEKFLSGELDITPISSIAYAGQPQAGWVLPDVSISADGRVASILLFTRRPVRELRGETLAVTTSSATSVALLKILLERHYGIRCALAPQSPDLAAMLAEHPAALLIGDDALQAAEALRQGGLGGLGLHDVIDLGLVWKEMTGLPMVYALWAIRHDYVKRQAGEIDRVAEAFRQARTWSDKNPQEVLVEARRRYEFPEELLLDYFRTIRYDLDNLYQHAAETFFAEAAKVGVLPAPVKLKVWGQDEG, from the coding sequence ATGATTCGTTTGGGACGCGTTGACTACTTGAATGTGCTGCCCATCTACTACGCCTTTGAATCAGGCGCCGTCCCCTTAACGGCCGAGTTCGTCCGCGGCGTTCCGGCCCTTTTGAATGAGAAATTCTTATCAGGCGAACTGGACATCACGCCCATCTCCTCCATCGCTTACGCCGGGCAACCCCAGGCCGGCTGGGTGCTGCCCGACGTGTCGATCAGCGCCGATGGGCGGGTCGCTTCCATCCTCCTATTTACGCGCCGGCCTGTCCGGGAACTGCGCGGAGAGACGCTGGCCGTGACCACCTCGTCGGCCACCTCGGTGGCGCTCCTGAAAATCCTCCTGGAGCGCCATTACGGCATCCGTTGCGCCCTGGCGCCGCAATCGCCTGATCTGGCTGCCATGCTGGCCGAGCATCCGGCAGCCCTGCTCATCGGCGACGACGCGCTGCAGGCGGCGGAGGCGTTGCGGCAGGGCGGCCTTGGCGGGTTGGGGCTTCATGACGTAATCGACCTGGGTCTCGTCTGGAAAGAGATGACGGGCCTCCCCATGGTCTACGCCCTCTGGGCCATTCGCCACGACTACGTCAAGCGTCAGGCTGGCGAGATCGACCGGGTGGCTGAGGCTTTCCGCCAGGCTCGGACCTGGTCTGACAAAAACCCGCAGGAGGTGCTCGTCGAGGCGCGGCGGCGATACGAGTTCCCTGAGGAATTGCTGCTGGACTACTTCCGGACGATCCGCTACGATCTGGACAACCTCTACCAGCACGCGGCGGAGACCTTTTTTGCCGAAGCGGCGAAGGTCGGCGTCCTGCCGGCGCCGGTGAAGTTGAAGGTGTGGGGTCAAGATGAAGGATAA
- the mqnE gene encoding aminofutalosine synthase MqnE, producing the protein MEDFFSHSPLADLIPKVQAGERLSKEEGLRLFESNDLLAIGYLADLVRRRKNGDNVYFINNRHINPTNVCVNRCKLCAFGVDKGTERAYLMDLETIEEKVRESLAAKPSEIHIVGGLDPDIPFQFQVDMLRRVKAIMPDTIIQAFTAVEIDFFAEQIGKPVREVLEILREAGLDSLPGGGAEVFSPRVREKICAKKIPGDRWLEVHGEAHRLGMKTNATMLYGHIETLEERVDHLIRLREQQDKTGGFLAFIPLAFHPKNTELENMGISRTTGYDDLKVLAVARLMLDNFDHIKAFWIMVGPKLAQVSLAFGVDDIDGTVVEEKITHAAGAESGMVMTRRELVAMIRAAGRVPLERDTLYNVVRREF; encoded by the coding sequence TTGGAAGATTTCTTTTCCCACAGCCCGCTGGCCGATCTGATTCCCAAGGTGCAGGCGGGGGAACGCCTGTCCAAGGAAGAGGGCTTGCGCCTCTTTGAGTCGAACGACCTGCTTGCCATCGGCTACCTGGCCGACCTGGTCCGCCGACGCAAGAACGGCGACAATGTCTACTTTATCAACAACCGCCACATCAACCCGACCAATGTCTGTGTCAACCGCTGCAAGCTCTGCGCCTTCGGCGTCGACAAGGGCACCGAGCGGGCCTACCTAATGGACCTGGAGACGATCGAGGAGAAGGTCCGCGAGTCCCTGGCGGCCAAGCCCTCGGAGATCCATATCGTCGGCGGCCTCGATCCCGACATCCCCTTCCAGTTCCAGGTGGACATGCTCCGGCGGGTCAAGGCGATCATGCCTGATACGATTATTCAGGCTTTTACGGCCGTCGAGATCGATTTCTTCGCCGAGCAGATAGGCAAACCGGTGCGGGAGGTGCTGGAGATCCTCCGGGAGGCCGGCTTGGACTCCTTGCCGGGCGGCGGCGCCGAGGTCTTCAGCCCCCGCGTCCGTGAGAAGATCTGCGCGAAGAAAATCCCCGGCGACCGCTGGCTGGAGGTGCACGGCGAGGCCCACAGGTTGGGCATGAAGACGAACGCAACCATGCTCTACGGCCATATCGAAACGTTGGAGGAGCGGGTCGACCACCTGATCCGCCTGCGGGAGCAACAGGACAAGACAGGTGGCTTTCTGGCCTTCATTCCGCTCGCTTTTCATCCGAAGAATACGGAACTGGAGAACATGGGCATCTCCCGCACGACCGGCTATGACGACCTGAAGGTCCTCGCCGTAGCGCGGCTGATGCTCGACAACTTCGACCATATCAAGGCCTTCTGGATCATGGTTGGGCCGAAGCTCGCCCAGGTGTCCCTCGCCTTCGGCGTTGATGACATCGACGGCACCGTGGTGGAGGAAAAGATCACCCACGCCGCCGGCGCCGAATCGGGCATGGTCATGACCCGCCGCGAACTGGTCGCCATGATCCGCGCCGCGGGACGGGTTCCCCTCGAACGGGACACCCTCTACAACGTCGTGCGCAGGGAGTTTTAA
- a CDS encoding UbiA-like polyprenyltransferase, with protein MSNSTSALGRVGTFLEMIKFEHTIFALPFAYMGALLAQIRVPDWPVLFWITMAMVGARTAAMTLNRLIDRHIDRKNPRTATRAMARGIIGVGEAWIYAALSFALLLFSAAMLNSTALLLSPLAVFVLVLYSYTKRFTWACHFVLGLALGAAPMGAWIGVNAAVDPPVVVLSFAVLFWSAGFDVIYSCQDADFDRAQGLHSIPARFGIARGLMISRLLHVLAPALLVAVGLMLGLGTFYYVGVAISAGLLVYEHTLVSPNDLSRLDAAFFAMNGYISMTMFLFTLLDIFF; from the coding sequence TTGTCGAATTCAACAAGCGCACTGGGACGGGTCGGCACGTTCCTGGAAATGATCAAGTTTGAACACACCATCTTCGCGCTGCCCTTCGCCTACATGGGCGCGCTATTGGCCCAGATCCGCGTCCCTGACTGGCCGGTCCTCTTCTGGATCACCATGGCCATGGTGGGGGCGCGGACAGCGGCCATGACTTTGAACCGACTGATTGACCGCCACATCGACCGGAAAAACCCGCGCACCGCCACCCGGGCCATGGCCCGTGGGATCATCGGCGTCGGAGAAGCCTGGATCTATGCGGCACTCAGTTTCGCTCTGTTGCTGTTTTCGGCGGCCATGCTCAACTCTACGGCCTTGCTGTTGTCGCCGCTGGCCGTTTTTGTGCTCGTCCTCTACTCCTATACGAAACGGTTCACCTGGGCCTGTCACTTCGTGCTCGGCCTGGCCCTGGGGGCCGCGCCCATGGGCGCTTGGATCGGCGTCAACGCAGCCGTTGACCCGCCGGTCGTCGTGCTGTCTTTCGCTGTCCTTTTCTGGTCGGCTGGTTTTGATGTCATTTATTCCTGCCAGGACGCTGACTTTGACCGCGCCCAGGGGCTTCATTCGATTCCGGCGCGCTTCGGGATCGCCCGGGGGCTGATGATTTCTCGGCTGCTCCATGTCCTGGCGCCGGCGTTGCTAGTGGCCGTCGGCCTCATGCTTGGCTTAGGGACCTTCTACTACGTCGGTGTAGCCATATCGGCCGGGCTGCTGGTCTACGAACATACCCTGGTGTCCCCCAATGACCTGAGCCGTCTTGACGCCGCCTTTTTCGCCATGAACGGCTACATCAGCATGACCATGTTTCTCTTTACCTTATTGGACATCTTTTTTTAG
- a CDS encoding menaquinone biosynthesis decarboxylase, with amino-acid sequence MAFRDIREFIDELEKRGWLKRITAEVDPYLEISEITDRVGKQGGPALLFENVKGSDMPVLTNTLGSYERLHLAMGVNNLDEIGDEIMSFLQVPDVSASSFFDKLKALPKLAQIGNFLPKTVRTGPVKEVIDHDPDLTKIPVLTTWPDDGGPFITLPMVFTKDPVTGKRNVGMYRMQVYDRNTTGMHWHLHKQGAQHMADAKGKSKRMEVAVALGGDPVLSYSATAPLPPGIDEMLLAGFLRKSPVEMVKCETIDVEVPAHAEIVLEGYVDPDELRWEGPFGDHTGYYSLADDYPVFHVTCVTHRKNPIYPATVVGRPPMEDSYLGKATERIFLPLMKLVLPEVVDMNLPWEGGFHNLVVVSIKKKYPGHARKVMCSLWGMGQMMFAKTIVVVDEDVNVQDMSEVWWRLFNNIDPRRDIMFVDGPVDALDHAAPLPHYGSKMGIDGTRKWKSEGHNREWPEVMVMSPEVRERVARRWKEYGLD; translated from the coding sequence TTGGCTTTTCGCGACATCCGTGAGTTTATCGATGAACTGGAGAAACGGGGCTGGCTGAAGCGGATCACGGCTGAAGTCGATCCCTACCTGGAGATATCGGAGATCACCGACCGGGTGGGCAAACAGGGCGGTCCGGCCCTGCTTTTTGAAAACGTGAAGGGATCGGACATGCCCGTCCTGACGAACACCCTCGGTTCTTATGAGCGGTTGCACCTGGCCATGGGCGTCAACAACCTCGACGAGATCGGCGACGAGATCATGAGCTTTTTGCAGGTTCCAGACGTGTCGGCCTCTTCCTTCTTCGACAAGTTGAAGGCCCTGCCGAAGTTGGCCCAGATCGGCAACTTTTTGCCGAAGACGGTGCGCACCGGCCCGGTGAAAGAGGTCATCGACCACGACCCAGACCTGACGAAGATCCCCGTGTTGACGACCTGGCCTGACGATGGCGGCCCCTTTATCACGCTGCCCATGGTCTTTACGAAAGACCCCGTTACCGGCAAGCGCAACGTGGGCATGTACCGCATGCAGGTCTATGATCGCAACACGACGGGCATGCACTGGCACCTGCACAAGCAGGGCGCCCAGCACATGGCCGACGCCAAAGGCAAGTCGAAGCGGATGGAGGTGGCCGTCGCCCTCGGCGGCGACCCGGTCCTTTCCTATTCAGCGACGGCGCCGCTGCCGCCGGGGATCGATGAGATGCTGCTGGCCGGCTTTTTGCGCAAGAGCCCTGTCGAGATGGTCAAGTGTGAGACTATCGACGTCGAGGTGCCGGCTCATGCCGAGATCGTCCTGGAAGGCTATGTCGACCCGGACGAACTGCGCTGGGAAGGCCCCTTCGGCGACCATACGGGCTACTACTCGCTGGCCGATGACTACCCTGTCTTCCATGTCACCTGTGTCACCCACCGCAAAAACCCGATTTACCCGGCGACAGTGGTGGGCCGGCCGCCCATGGAGGACAGCTACCTGGGCAAGGCGACAGAGCGCATCTTCCTGCCGCTGATGAAGCTGGTCCTGCCGGAAGTGGTGGATATGAACCTTCCCTGGGAGGGCGGCTTTCACAACCTGGTCGTCGTCTCCATCAAAAAGAAATACCCCGGCCATGCCCGCAAGGTCATGTGCTCCCTCTGGGGCATGGGCCAGATGATGTTTGCCAAGACGATTGTCGTCGTCGACGAGGATGTGAACGTCCAGGACATGAGCGAGGTCTGGTGGCGGCTCTTTAACAACATCGACCCGCGCCGGGACATCATGTTCGTCGACGGACCTGTCGACGCTCTCGACCATGCCGCCCCGCTGCCCCACTACGGCTCCAAGATGGGCATCGACGGCACCCGCAAGTGGAAGTCGGAAGGGCACAACCGCGAGTGGCCTGAGGTGATGGTCATGTCGCCGGAGGTGCGTGAGCGGGTGGCGCGACGATGGAAGGAATACGGACTCGATTAA
- a CDS encoding demethylmenaquinone methyltransferase, whose translation MAEEFRSAEEKERFIQSTFSAIAARYDLMNQVMTFNSDTRWRRKAASLSQLPVGGAGLDVCCGTGELAQALAERVGARGSVVGLDFNADMLAVAQEKQREGKLARQIEFIQGNAMELPFPDNRFDTATIGFGLRNVPDFRQVLREMTRVVKPGGTVVSLETSKPQSWPMKPLHGFYVDRLVPVIDRLSVGQQGPYAWLARSAQAFLPQEELSAVFREAGLTKVRYHNLFGGVAAIHVGFKPDTATH comes from the coding sequence ATGGCGGAGGAGTTCCGGTCTGCGGAAGAGAAGGAGCGGTTTATCCAATCCACCTTTTCCGCTATCGCCGCCCGTTACGATCTGATGAACCAGGTGATGACCTTCAATTCGGATACCCGCTGGCGGCGTAAAGCGGCATCGCTTTCCCAGCTTCCCGTCGGCGGCGCCGGCCTCGATGTCTGCTGCGGCACCGGGGAGTTGGCCCAGGCGCTCGCGGAGCGGGTCGGCGCGCGGGGGTCTGTTGTTGGCCTCGATTTCAACGCCGACATGCTGGCCGTGGCCCAGGAGAAGCAGCGGGAAGGGAAGCTCGCCAGGCAGATTGAGTTTATCCAGGGAAACGCCATGGAACTGCCTTTTCCGGACAACCGCTTCGACACGGCCACAATTGGCTTCGGTCTACGCAATGTGCCCGACTTTCGCCAGGTCTTGCGGGAGATGACGCGGGTAGTCAAACCAGGGGGCACCGTCGTTTCGTTGGAAACGTCGAAGCCGCAATCGTGGCCGATGAAACCGCTTCACGGCTTTTATGTGGACAGGCTGGTCCCAGTCATCGACCGCTTGTCAGTGGGGCAGCAGGGTCCCTATGCCTGGCTGGCCCGGTCGGCCCAGGCTTTCCTGCCTCAGGAGGAATTGAGCGCCGTTTTCCGGGAGGCCGGCCTGACAAAGGTCCGCTATCATAACCTCTTTGGCGGTGTCGCCGCCATTCATGTCGGTTTCAAACCGGATACCGCAACCCATTGA
- a CDS encoding polyprenyl synthetase family protein: MSKVRARLDDRMPVISKQHLRFMGLGSYDVHKMFPAILVLLTARMFGAPSQQANCLASAVQFIQTGTDIHRTIPDEGRGLRHLEKATIPFSVLVGDLYYCQFLSLLCEGELLEYLTPISRTVCRVHEGGVLRKELVEPGFATDEHITSMREMEFASLPVLACRVAGEICGASPRQLAALEQLGRAVGLLAGCRILAATSDEVVEWLDEAMEALRALPQGAMAEAFRVLLSQLHGGVRTDGLKLPLEKPILEGIVKPRVVVV; the protein is encoded by the coding sequence TTGTCGAAGGTTCGGGCCCGTCTCGATGACCGGATGCCCGTGATCTCAAAACAGCACCTTCGCTTCATGGGATTGGGTTCCTATGATGTGCACAAGATGTTTCCGGCCATTCTGGTGTTGCTCACGGCGCGTATGTTCGGCGCCCCGAGCCAGCAGGCCAACTGCCTGGCAAGCGCTGTCCAGTTTATTCAGACAGGAACGGATATTCACCGCACGATTCCCGACGAAGGAAGAGGCCTTCGGCACCTGGAAAAGGCGACGATTCCTTTTTCCGTTCTTGTCGGCGATCTTTATTACTGCCAGTTCCTCTCCCTTCTCTGCGAAGGGGAGCTTCTGGAGTATTTGACGCCCATCTCCCGGACGGTGTGCCGCGTCCATGAGGGCGGCGTCCTCCGGAAAGAGTTGGTTGAACCGGGATTCGCTACCGATGAGCATATCACCTCGATGCGCGAGATGGAATTCGCCAGCCTGCCGGTATTGGCTTGCCGGGTCGCTGGTGAAATCTGCGGCGCTTCGCCGAGACAACTGGCCGCATTGGAGCAGTTGGGACGAGCAGTCGGCCTGTTGGCCGGATGCCGGATCCTGGCGGCCACGTCCGACGAGGTTGTTGAATGGCTGGATGAAGCGATGGAGGCGCTGCGGGCGCTCCCCCAAGGGGCGATGGCTGAGGCCTTCCGGGTACTGTTGTCCCAGTTGCATGGCGGCGTCCGGACGGACGGCTTGAAGTTGCCCTTGGAAAAGCCGATTCTCGAAGGCATCGTGAAACCCAGAGTGGTTGTCGTGTGA
- a CDS encoding aromatase/cyclase, translating to MPFVEESLWIRGTVRDVYALASRMEDYPLFMQDVRSVRIVERGDGFTLTDWETDADGRIFRWRERDEFYPDEGKIVYRQVSGDVKRFEGEWRFQATEGGCHVTLTVDFDLGIPMLGPLLHPLLVKKVRENSRSMLLAIKEKIEG from the coding sequence ATGCCTTTCGTGGAGGAAAGCCTGTGGATCAGAGGAACCGTGCGCGACGTTTACGCTTTGGCCAGCCGGATGGAGGATTATCCCTTGTTTATGCAAGATGTTCGCTCCGTCCGGATCGTCGAGCGCGGTGACGGTTTTACCTTGACCGATTGGGAGACCGACGCCGACGGGCGGATCTTTCGTTGGCGTGAACGAGACGAGTTCTACCCTGATGAGGGGAAGATCGTCTACCGGCAGGTGAGCGGCGATGTGAAACGCTTTGAAGGGGAGTGGCGATTTCAAGCAACTGAAGGCGGCTGCCATGTGACGCTGACCGTCGATTTCGATCTGGGCATCCCCATGCTGGGGCCCTTACTACATCCCCTATTGGTGAAAAAGGTGAGAGAGAACTCCCGGTCTATGCTCCTGGCCATCAAGGAAAAAATCGAAGGGTAG
- a CDS encoding aspartate aminotransferase family protein yields the protein MASVMEAYERHINPAAARLFRLMGMGSTAVRAEGCYVYDEQGREYIDFLGNFGVLSLGHRHPRIIASVLEQLNGLAQTARFLLDKPAASLAEALAGITPGDLQYCFFCNSGAEAVEAAIKIARLATGKSGFIATINGFHGKTFGALSVSGREPFRAPFLPLLPRVIHVPFGDAAAFEKALGEDPDIAAFIVEPVQGEGGVNVPPRGYLKEVEALCRQAGVLLIADEVQTGLGRTGRLFACDEEGVVPDLLCLAKALGGGVMPIGAVVGRPAVWEALSDHPWLHTSTFGGNPLACAAALAAIEVTIEEDLMGHARQKGDWLLSRLKELASRHERVIADVRGRGLLIGMELTKEGAGGWIISRMVEERIIVGYTLNNPRVIRLEPPLNVPREALERVFAVLERAVREAEEFVEDL from the coding sequence ATGGCAAGCGTCATGGAGGCCTATGAACGCCATATCAACCCGGCGGCGGCGCGCCTGTTCCGCTTGATGGGGATGGGTTCCACGGCTGTGCGGGCGGAAGGCTGCTATGTCTATGATGAACAGGGGCGGGAATACATCGACTTTCTGGGCAATTTCGGCGTTCTCAGCCTGGGGCACCGCCATCCCCGGATCATCGCTTCTGTGTTGGAACAGTTAAACGGTTTGGCCCAAACGGCGCGGTTCCTTCTGGATAAGCCGGCGGCGAGCCTTGCTGAAGCCTTGGCCGGCATTACTCCGGGTGATCTGCAGTACTGTTTCTTTTGCAATTCCGGCGCCGAGGCGGTCGAGGCGGCCATCAAAATCGCCCGCCTGGCCACGGGGAAAAGCGGTTTTATCGCAACGATCAACGGCTTTCACGGCAAGACCTTCGGCGCCTTGAGCGTTTCCGGGCGTGAGCCATTCCGGGCGCCCTTTCTCCCCCTTTTGCCCCGGGTCATCCATGTTCCCTTCGGCGACGCGGCGGCATTCGAGAAGGCGCTGGGGGAAGACCCGGATATCGCCGCTTTTATCGTAGAGCCCGTTCAAGGGGAAGGCGGTGTGAACGTGCCCCCGCGAGGGTACCTGAAGGAGGTGGAGGCCCTTTGCCGGCAGGCGGGGGTTCTCCTGATCGCTGATGAGGTGCAGACAGGTCTTGGACGTACGGGGAGGCTCTTCGCCTGTGATGAAGAGGGGGTCGTCCCCGACCTGCTCTGCCTGGCCAAGGCGCTCGGCGGCGGCGTCATGCCCATCGGCGCCGTGGTGGGTCGGCCCGCTGTCTGGGAGGCGCTCTCCGACCATCCCTGGCTGCATACGAGCACCTTCGGCGGAAACCCCTTGGCTTGCGCCGCCGCTCTGGCCGCCATCGAGGTCACCATCGAAGAGGATCTCATGGGACATGCGCGCCAGAAAGGCGACTGGCTCTTGAGCCGGTTGAAGGAACTGGCGAGCCGGCATGAGCGGGTGATCGCCGACGTCCGCGGCCGGGGGCTTTTGATCGGGATGGAGTTGACGAAGGAAGGCGCCGGTGGTTGGATTATCAGCCGGATGGTGGAGGAGCGGATCATCGTCGGATATACGCTGAACAATCCCCGGGTGATCCGGTTGGAACCGCCCTTGAACGTGCCCCGGGAGGCGCTGGAGCGGGTTTTTGCCGTGCTGGAGCGGGCGGTCAGAGAAGCGGAGGAGTTCGTTGAAGACCTGTAG
- a CDS encoding spore coat protein: MQHQGQHVYGSSVNAFGTNMGAGIGGAMATGGATGVGMRMNMGGGGQQQFGAHEVLMVHEVLQDSIDGINQFELYRPHVKDSQLARILDNQIQFMRTCYQNTVNYLHHKGAPSAVPYRMPRTSSPNYGLRNPQPQTPNNSVNEMDDRDVASGMMGCAKASAILHTQAALECADPTLRAMMTSSAQSSINQAYEIFQFMNQRGMYQVPTMPDKTTNNFLNSYQSPQGMGMQMQMQ; encoded by the coding sequence ATGCAACATCAGGGACAACATGTGTACGGCTCTTCAGTGAACGCCTTCGGGACAAACATGGGTGCCGGCATTGGCGGTGCGATGGCAACCGGCGGCGCGACAGGCGTGGGCATGCGGATGAATATGGGCGGCGGCGGGCAGCAGCAGTTTGGCGCCCATGAGGTATTGATGGTCCATGAGGTCCTTCAGGACTCCATCGACGGGATCAACCAGTTCGAACTCTATCGCCCCCATGTGAAGGATTCGCAACTGGCCCGGATCTTGGATAACCAGATTCAGTTCATGCGCACCTGTTATCAGAATACAGTCAACTATCTACACCACAAAGGGGCGCCCAGCGCCGTTCCCTACCGGATGCCCCGCACGTCGAGCCCCAACTACGGGCTGCGCAACCCCCAACCGCAAACACCGAACAACTCGGTGAACGAGATGGATGACCGGGATGTGGCTTCGGGGATGATGGGTTGCGCGAAGGCTTCTGCGATTCTTCATACCCAAGCGGCGCTCGAATGTGCTGATCCGACGTTGCGGGCCATGATGACCAGTTCGGCCCAGTCCAGCATCAATCAGGCCTACGAGATCTTCCAGTTTATGAACCAGCGCGGCATGTACCAGGTGCCGACGATGCCGGACAAGACGACGAACAACTTCCTCAACTCCTACCAGTCGCCTCAGGGCATGGGCATGCAGATGCAAATGCAGTAG